The sequence below is a genomic window from Nocardia fluminea.
CGCGTCACCCTCGACCGCGTCACCGGCGCGCCGATCGACGCCTCGCCCAACGGTTCGATCGCCGTCGCCGCCGACCCCAAGTCGGGCGCCTCGATCCCCACCGAGTCGCAGCGCCGCGGCCTGCAGTACCGCTTCCCGATCGGCACCGAGAAGAAGTCGTACCCGTACTTCGACCTCAATGCCCGCGCCACCTACGACATCGATTTCATCGAGGAGTCGGAGATCAAGGGCGTGCCGGTCTACCACTTCCGGCAGACCATCCCGGTGACGAACATGTGGGACGTCGTCAAGCACCCGTCGCACCAGCTCGCTCTGCCCGCCGCCAAGTGGGGCCTCGAGGGCACCGAGCCGGTTACCATGACCCGCTTCTACACCAACACCCGCGACGTGTGGGTGGAGCCGAGGACCGGCGCGGTCCTCAAGGGTGGCGAGAGCCTGCACATGTACTACGGCCGTAGCGCCGAGCAGGTGGATGTCAACATCCTGAAGTCGCACCTGGTCTTCGACGAAGAGACCATCGACGCCCAGATGGCCGTCACCCAGGAAAGCCTGGACAAGCTCGACCTGTTCGGCAAGACCCTGCCGATCATCCTGGGCATCCTCGGCGCGATCTTCCTCATCGGCGGCGCGATCCTCGGTTTCCTGAGCGCAGGCTCCACCTCGGGCCGTTCGTTCGATCCCCCGACCGAGCGGATCCGTTCCTCCAACCTCTGAACCACCTGTCCACAACTCGGCCTCCCCCGGCCCTCAACCCGGGGGAGGCCGAGCTGTTTCCGGGTCGAGCTGACGAGGTTGTGCGGCAACCCGATTCACGCTCGCGGCAACGGCCTGACCCGGGCGGATTCGCGGGTCAAATGGTCTCGCTCCGGCATGGTGGTGGCCGCGTGAGCTGCCTCGGCGTACAGGGTGGCGGCCTGCTCGAGCTCGCCCGCGCGTTCGAGCAGGTAGGCGCGAACGGCGGTGTGGCGCGGCAGGTCCGGATCCAGTCCGGTCAGTGCGGCGAGTCCGGCCCTCGGTCCGTCGGCCTCCCCCACCGCGACGGCGCGGTTCAGCCGTACGACCGGGCTTTCGGTGAGAGCGAGCAGTTCGTCGTACCACTCCACGATCTGTATCCAGTCCGTGTCGGCGGTGCTCGGGGCGTCGGCGTGGAGGGCGGCGATCGCGGCTTGCGCCTGGTATTCGCCGAGTCGGTCCCGAGCCAAGGCGGCTTGCAGGATCGCCACGCCCTCGGCGACAAGACTTGTGTCCCACCGGGATCGGTCCTGCTCCGCGAGCGGAATCAAGCGCCCGCCCTCGGTGCGCGAGGCGCGGCGGGCGTGATGCA
It includes:
- a CDS encoding DUF3068 domain-containing protein, which encodes MSNVRRLIACILVGLGALLLAAAVMIPTYTVGKVAKTPLDLRITTVAKSVPGEESLVLDAKSLTATEGAAVVNTNVPLVSQRFLTVEEPSGADEMTVQAGQTLRRDDRDPKDGLLTASVDRVTLDRVTGAPIDASPNGSIAVAADPKSGASIPTESQRRGLQYRFPIGTEKKSYPYFDLNARATYDIDFIEESEIKGVPVYHFRQTIPVTNMWDVVKHPSHQLALPAAKWGLEGTEPVTMTRFYTNTRDVWVEPRTGAVLKGGESLHMYYGRSAEQVDVNILKSHLVFDEETIDAQMAVTQESLDKLDLFGKTLPIILGILGAIFLIGGAILGFLSAGSTSGRSFDPPTERIRSSNL